A window from Leptothermofonsia sichuanensis E412 encodes these proteins:
- a CDS encoding DUF928 domain-containing protein, translating to MTSRMTPIKPYLYARSFICVMLIICLGIANCSLPGWAQNFSSKGRPRRSTGGASRGGCPQTPKPLTALAPIAAESGGKTTQTHPSFWVYVPYHLSPTTLIKLVLRDEADQDVYEAEIAGSVLSPGVVGLTLPAAAPALEPGKSYTWYFEVYCRKNDAPAFVSGWVERVALNPSIMKQIEQATPLQRSDLYAKELVWYDALSTLAEARRTKPDDPSLNSRWQTLLRLPSVGLDPFVSEPLIDCCHPQ from the coding sequence ATGACTTCAAGAATGACACCAATCAAACCCTATCTTTATGCCAGGTCGTTCATCTGTGTGATGCTAATCATTTGCCTGGGTATAGCGAATTGCAGTTTGCCCGGATGGGCACAGAATTTCAGCAGTAAGGGACGCCCTCGCAGAAGTACTGGTGGCGCGAGTCGGGGCGGCTGTCCACAAACCCCAAAACCACTGACTGCCCTGGCACCGATCGCCGCTGAGAGCGGTGGCAAGACAACGCAAACCCATCCCAGTTTCTGGGTTTATGTTCCCTATCACCTCAGTCCAACAACCCTGATCAAATTGGTCCTGCGAGATGAGGCAGATCAGGATGTGTATGAGGCGGAAATAGCCGGATCAGTCCTGTCCCCTGGCGTTGTTGGTCTGACGCTGCCTGCGGCTGCCCCAGCCCTTGAACCGGGCAAATCCTACACCTGGTACTTTGAAGTGTACTGCCGCAAGAACGATGCCCCCGCCTTTGTATCTGGCTGGGTAGAACGAGTTGCCCTGAATCCCTCAATCATGAAGCAAATTGAGCAGGCAACCCCCTTACAACGCAGTGATCTCTATGCTAAAGAACTGGTCTGGTACGACGCTCTATCAACCCTGGCAGAAGCACGACGGACAAAACCGGATGATCCCTCATTGAACAGCCGTTGGCAGACATTATTACGCCTGCCATCCGTTGGCTTAGATCCATTCGTATCAGAACCCCTGATTGACTGCTGCCACCCTCAGTAA
- a CDS encoding sigma-70 family RNA polymerase sigma factor encodes MNEPDEASTDVIDRQLKQLAIAAQQQPPKSRERQRALAQLIGGIERSRRLARPRREQFQGLYEEIYAEAVQRLFAHICDKIDRYQPDRGEVLQWANFLLNRQFFIEASREVFATLPRGVKRLTLDDLDRNNPSEVNPQLMPLPSQQVLQCLEDDPDGLFQRSHIDRHPQANFQFLAIKRLAGYSWQELSDELGIAIPTLSSFYQRCLIRFAPQLKAYLS; translated from the coding sequence ATGAATGAACCGGATGAGGCATCGACTGATGTTATTGATCGCCAGTTAAAGCAACTCGCGATCGCCGCTCAACAACAGCCGCCTAAAAGTCGAGAACGGCAACGGGCACTGGCTCAATTGATTGGTGGGATTGAGCGATCGCGCAGGCTTGCCCGCCCCCGGCGAGAGCAGTTCCAGGGATTGTATGAGGAAATTTATGCCGAAGCGGTGCAGCGATTATTTGCCCATATTTGCGACAAGATTGACCGCTATCAACCTGATCGCGGAGAGGTGCTGCAATGGGCAAACTTTTTACTCAATCGGCAGTTTTTCATTGAGGCGAGTCGGGAAGTTTTTGCGACACTACCGAGAGGAGTAAAGCGACTAACGTTAGATGATCTGGATCGGAACAATCCCAGCGAGGTTAATCCGCAACTGATGCCATTGCCTTCTCAACAGGTTTTGCAGTGTTTGGAGGACGATCCAGATGGTTTGTTTCAGCGATCGCACATCGACCGCCACCCACAGGCAAACTTTCAATTTCTTGCCATTAAACGGCTGGCAGGCTACTCCTGGCAGGAACTTTCAGACGAGTTGGGGATTGCCATCCCAACGCTGAGTAGCTTTTACCAGCGGTGTCTCATCCGGTTTGCTCCACAGTTAAAAGCCTATTTATCGTAA
- a CDS encoding DUF1822 family protein → MMPFTRESAVFTMPLTLKAHQIANQFRQQQPNPQKAKQVYLNTLAVQAVQSYLSWFGIETDLAASDSWNGAMQALADTADLVIRHRGKLECRPVLPGAESCYVPPEVRSDRLGYVAVQFNQELSEATLLGFVPAVIGSEIALQHLRSLAELLDDLCPVEPAESIRQPVELRRWLQGVVEMGWQTIDQLLGEPQPAWSFRSGESLQGLDLPATRGKLLDLKRWSDDAPLALVVGLRPVDESSMDIWVRIFPTGNQTYLPPELELLVLDETGIAVMQAQSRNTEIIQLKFKGMPGEKFSIQIISGKQSITEAFVL, encoded by the coding sequence ATGATGCCGTTTACCAGAGAGAGTGCTGTGTTCACCATGCCATTGACCTTAAAGGCTCACCAGATTGCGAACCAGTTTCGCCAGCAGCAACCTAATCCGCAAAAAGCTAAACAGGTGTATCTGAATACGCTGGCGGTGCAGGCAGTGCAGTCTTACCTGAGCTGGTTTGGGATTGAAACTGATTTAGCCGCCAGTGATAGCTGGAATGGGGCGATGCAGGCATTGGCGGATACGGCGGATTTAGTCATTCGCCATCGGGGCAAGCTGGAATGTCGCCCGGTGCTGCCAGGGGCAGAAAGTTGTTATGTGCCCCCAGAAGTGAGGAGCGATCGCCTGGGCTACGTAGCAGTGCAATTCAACCAGGAACTCAGTGAAGCTACTTTGCTGGGCTTTGTGCCTGCGGTAATCGGTTCAGAGATTGCTTTGCAACACCTGCGATCGCTGGCCGAATTGCTGGATGACCTGTGTCCTGTAGAGCCAGCGGAATCCATTCGTCAACCCGTAGAGTTGCGGCGATGGTTGCAGGGGGTGGTGGAAATGGGATGGCAAACCATCGATCAACTATTGGGGGAACCACAACCTGCCTGGAGCTTCCGAAGTGGTGAGTCATTGCAGGGGCTGGATCTGCCTGCCACACGAGGAAAACTACTGGATTTGAAACGATGGTCAGATGATGCACCACTGGCACTTGTGGTAGGGCTACGGCCTGTTGATGAATCGAGTATGGACATCTGGGTAAGGATTTTTCCAACGGGTAATCAAACCTATCTGCCACCGGAATTGGAACTTCTGGTTTTAGATGAAACTGGAATTGCTGTGATGCAGGCCCAATCCCGCAATACTGAAATCATTCAGTTGAAATTCAAAGGAATGCCAGGTGAAAAATTTAGTATTCAAATCATATCTGGCAAACAGAGCATTACGGAAGCCTTTGTTCTCTGA
- a CDS encoding NF038122 family metalloprotease, producing the protein MVTFNFSYVPGTTLEQMVGFETAGRIWSSYLKDDVTINLHVGVSSDLPTGAIGGALPGIHANQRYENWRIQLANDRTSADDQSAFLHQQDDPDKFTALINGYKVDNNETLNMTRANAKALGMLPAQDTALDGYIVFGSLSWRSLYSWSYDYTLGPDSSQALDFLSTAVHEIGHVLGFVSGIDKPGWLTQVIDYYASASDFYASLTGQLGHATPLDMFRFSAESRRQAGSGDSWIDLSVRGNPYFSVDGGWSSVGQFSTGKEMRRLGGDGYQASHWKKGTLGVMNPTLAPGSRMLVSGIDLRAMDVIGWDLAPNAMNLNLDLSALVEQSRQALADRLGKPVDWLTNHANVASQQLTQDLSRELEIMVENSQVYEWGVRIQFGGYRQVIEMMSRQEIYTSFQTLDSEGLSTSWEQGSSPVNLAEAIADFSGKITSRQGVKPMNWLQQISMSGIEFDKFTSRLIRQLVRAIAFQPVSDAAASTASFTSTFENLAFSGNQLLKVEKMQPTFLNWQTYYYGKSVESPFSEVFQEVVDNQFFEPWLNGFQMI; encoded by the coding sequence ATGGTCACTTTTAACTTCAGCTACGTACCAGGTACGACTCTTGAACAAATGGTCGGCTTTGAAACCGCTGGCCGTATTTGGTCGTCCTACCTAAAGGATGATGTCACCATCAATCTGCATGTTGGCGTCAGCAGTGATTTGCCGACGGGTGCCATTGGCGGTGCCTTACCAGGGATTCATGCTAACCAGCGCTATGAAAACTGGCGAATCCAATTGGCGAATGATCGCACCTCTGCTGATGACCAGAGCGCATTCTTGCATCAACAAGATGATCCTGACAAATTCACAGCGTTAATCAATGGCTACAAGGTCGATAACAACGAGACCTTGAACATGACCCGTGCTAATGCCAAAGCTCTGGGCATGTTACCTGCTCAGGATACAGCTCTAGATGGCTATATCGTGTTTGGTAGCTTGTCGTGGCGCTCTCTCTACTCCTGGAGCTATGACTATACTTTAGGCCCTGACTCTAGCCAAGCATTGGATTTTTTAAGTACGGCTGTTCATGAAATTGGTCATGTTCTGGGGTTCGTGAGTGGGATTGATAAGCCCGGTTGGCTGACCCAGGTTATAGACTACTATGCATCAGCGAGCGACTTTTATGCCTCATTGACGGGTCAACTCGGCCATGCGACTCCCCTTGATATGTTCCGGTTCTCGGCTGAAAGTCGGAGGCAGGCTGGCTCCGGTGATAGCTGGATCGACCTGTCGGTCCGTGGCAATCCTTATTTTTCAGTGGATGGTGGCTGGAGTAGTGTCGGCCAGTTTTCTACTGGCAAAGAGATGCGGAGGCTAGGCGGTGATGGCTACCAAGCAAGCCACTGGAAGAAAGGAACGTTGGGTGTGATGAACCCAACTCTGGCTCCGGGCAGCCGGATGCTGGTTTCGGGTATCGACCTGCGAGCAATGGATGTGATCGGGTGGGATCTGGCTCCCAATGCGATGAATCTTAATCTTGATTTATCGGCTTTGGTTGAGCAATCACGACAGGCGTTAGCGGATCGGTTAGGAAAGCCAGTGGATTGGCTGACAAACCATGCCAATGTTGCCAGCCAACAACTGACGCAGGATCTTTCCAGAGAGCTGGAAATCATGGTGGAAAATAGTCAGGTCTACGAGTGGGGAGTGCGGATTCAGTTCGGAGGCTATCGCCAGGTGATTGAGATGATGAGCCGCCAGGAAATTTACACAAGCTTCCAGACCCTGGACTCTGAGGGGCTTTCTACTTCCTGGGAGCAGGGGTCTTCTCCGGTGAACCTGGCGGAGGCGATCGCAGATTTCTCTGGCAAAATCACCAGTCGGCAGGGAGTCAAGCCCATGAATTGGCTACAGCAAATTTCGATGAGTGGCATTGAGTTTGATAAATTCACAAGTCGATTGATTCGTCAACTCGTTCGGGCGATCGCGTTTCAACCCGTCAGTGATGCTGCTGCATCTACAGCATCTTTCACTTCCACCTTTGAGAACCTGGCCTTTTCAGGCAACCAACTGCTAAAGGTTGAAAAAATGCAGCCGACATTCTTGAATTGGCAAACCTACTATTACGGCAAATCTGTAGAGTCTCCTTTCAGCGAGGTCTTCCAGGAAGTCGTTGATAACCAATTCTTTGAACCATGGCTGAATGGCTTTCAAATGATCTAG
- a CDS encoding beta strand repeat-containing protein has protein sequence MNRLQPVQSIDFSRLLLSSLFAGMMVSHIAPVSAQIIPDATLPNPSSVPAGCTACTIEGGTVRGSNWFHSFSQFSIPTGGEAFFNNADPAIQNIIARVTGGSASSIDGVLRANGTANLFLLNPSGIVFGPNAQLNLGGSFIASTADRLLFADGTEFSAVNPTVSPLLTVSVPLGLQYGSDPGPIEVQGPGNNLFVATDPFEIVRAFRPPGLQVQPGQTLALVGGNLFLPGGNLTAEGGRIELGSVTGGTVSLVPTNPGWAVSYQGAAGFGEIRLTQAASADVSGDSGGTVQVQGRRVSLAEGSSLLTLTTGSGRGGQLTIRATESVEVSGFSTDPVFGPLFPSSLLAEVDLGATGQGGDVTITTGQLLLTDGAKVSVSTSGPGPGGNLQIQAETIELARSSLFFGPSQLAADAGNPDSGQGGSIKVGANQIRLGGGGWITAIAEGTGNAGTIRLSAEAIDLTGGSVDDLPALITTQVAPDSSGNGGEIWLQANRLKVSDGAQVSTSTFGAGNAGRLQIFAQDIEVIGGAVQGPSALLSTVEPGATGQGGNLEITTGRLRVADGAQVASDTLGEGKAGDLLVNARIVELAGFSLQGSSGLFAGALIGSGAGGDVRVTADRLVIRDGATISVSNFPSRDLSIPAGTGSVGNIQINSRFVQLDGESSLTAASAGGDKGNIFVNAQVIELRRGSSISTNALGTATGGNISINTDFLVAVKEENSDITANAVSNFGGRVVIEAISILGLEFRPQLTPFSDITASSDLGPLFSGVVEIRTPDSDPSRGITSLPSGLTDASDLIAATCERAPGNTFLVVGRGGLPTDASQPLRGSSVWSDLRLSAISRQSGQNTGPSKLSPTVQSSGTRKPPEPIVEAQRWVKDEKGQIFLVTQVSQTSGVGQWDTVIDCATHRSALPSSSDNNLQQRTTVGGAIRQ, from the coding sequence ATGAATAGACTGCAACCAGTACAGAGCATTGACTTCTCCCGGCTACTTTTGTCTTCGCTATTCGCTGGGATGATGGTTTCCCACATCGCCCCCGTGTCTGCCCAGATTATCCCAGATGCGACACTTCCAAACCCTTCTAGTGTTCCTGCAGGATGTACGGCTTGTACCATCGAAGGCGGCACAGTTCGAGGTAGTAACTGGTTTCATAGCTTTAGCCAGTTTTCAATACCAACGGGTGGAGAAGCCTTCTTTAACAATGCGGATCCAGCCATTCAAAATATCATCGCCAGAGTGACGGGGGGTTCTGCTTCCAGCATTGATGGGGTGCTTCGTGCAAACGGCACAGCAAACTTGTTTTTGCTCAATCCCAGTGGCATTGTTTTTGGGCCTAATGCTCAACTCAATCTAGGAGGATCGTTCATTGCTAGCACCGCCGATCGCCTCCTTTTTGCAGATGGTACTGAGTTTAGTGCTGTTAACCCCACGGTGTCTCCGCTACTGACGGTGAGTGTCCCTCTGGGGCTGCAATATGGCTCTGATCCTGGACCGATTGAAGTGCAGGGACCGGGTAATAACCTGTTTGTTGCAACGGATCCCTTTGAAATTGTGCGAGCATTTCGACCTCCTGGCCTGCAAGTGCAGCCTGGGCAAACCCTGGCGCTTGTAGGAGGCAACCTATTTTTGCCAGGCGGCAATCTCACAGCAGAAGGTGGCAGAATTGAGCTGGGAAGTGTAACTGGCGGCACAGTGTCCCTGGTGCCAACCAATCCAGGTTGGGCTGTGAGTTATCAAGGCGCGGCAGGCTTTGGTGAGATTCGTCTGACGCAGGCCGCTTCTGCCGATGTAAGTGGTGATAGCGGGGGCACCGTTCAAGTCCAGGGGCGCCGTGTCAGTCTCGCTGAGGGTTCCTCGTTGTTAACCCTGACGACCGGCTCAGGCAGGGGTGGGCAACTGACTATCCGCGCCACTGAGTCGGTTGAGGTTTCCGGTTTTTCCACGGATCCCGTTTTTGGCCCGCTGTTTCCCAGTAGTTTGTTGGCTGAAGTCGATTTAGGCGCAACTGGACAGGGAGGAGATGTTACCATCACCACTGGGCAATTACTCCTAACCGATGGAGCAAAAGTATCTGTTAGTACTTCTGGCCCCGGTCCAGGCGGAAACCTTCAGATCCAGGCAGAAACGATAGAACTGGCGAGAAGTTCGCTCTTTTTTGGCCCAAGTCAACTGGCAGCAGATGCAGGCAATCCGGATAGTGGGCAGGGTGGAAGTATTAAGGTCGGTGCTAACCAGATAAGGCTGGGTGGTGGCGGTTGGATAACTGCGATCGCTGAAGGGACTGGTAATGCAGGGACAATTCGTCTGAGTGCTGAGGCGATTGATTTGACAGGCGGCAGCGTGGATGACTTGCCAGCGCTGATTACAACCCAGGTGGCTCCGGATAGTAGCGGCAACGGTGGGGAGATTTGGCTCCAGGCCAATCGTCTCAAAGTGTCGGATGGGGCGCAAGTTTCTACCTCAACCTTTGGTGCTGGTAATGCGGGGCGGCTTCAGATTTTTGCTCAAGACATAGAAGTAATCGGAGGCGCAGTTCAAGGCCCATCTGCATTACTTTCTACGGTTGAACCGGGTGCAACAGGTCAGGGCGGCAATCTGGAAATTACCACTGGCCGCTTGCGGGTGGCCGATGGTGCCCAGGTGGCTTCCGATACTCTGGGAGAGGGAAAGGCCGGTGATTTGCTTGTCAATGCCCGAATCGTTGAGTTAGCGGGTTTTAGTCTCCAGGGTAGTAGTGGCTTGTTTGCTGGAGCACTGATTGGCTCTGGGGCAGGAGGGGATGTGCGTGTCACAGCCGATCGCCTGGTCATTCGAGATGGGGCAACAATTAGTGTCAGTAATTTCCCAAGCCGCGACCTGAGTATTCCAGCAGGCACAGGCTCCGTTGGCAATATCCAAATCAATTCCAGGTTTGTTCAGCTCGATGGTGAGAGTAGCCTGACTGCCGCCAGTGCTGGCGGTGATAAGGGGAATATTTTTGTGAATGCTCAGGTGATTGAGTTGCGCCGCGGTAGTTCAATTTCTACTAATGCGCTGGGCACGGCAACGGGTGGTAATATTTCTATCAACACAGATTTTTTGGTGGCTGTGAAGGAAGAAAACAGTGACATCACAGCAAATGCCGTGAGCAATTTTGGTGGGCGGGTTGTGATTGAAGCTATCAGTATTTTGGGTCTTGAGTTTCGGCCTCAATTAACGCCTTTTAGTGACATTACGGCCTCTTCTGATCTGGGGCCATTGTTTAGTGGGGTTGTCGAAATTCGCACTCCGGATAGCGACCCAAGTCGGGGTATAACGTCCCTTCCCAGCGGATTAACAGATGCCAGCGATCTTATTGCGGCTACTTGCGAACGGGCACCGGGTAATACCTTTTTAGTCGTTGGACGGGGTGGGCTACCCACCGACGCCAGTCAACCGTTGCGAGGCAGTTCTGTCTGGTCAGATTTGCGGTTAAGCGCAATTTCTCGTCAATCAGGTCAGAACACTGGCCCGTCGAAGCTATCTCCTACAGTCCAATCATCAGGCACCCGAAAGCCTCCTGAACCAATTGTAGAAGCCCAAAGATGGGTGAAAGATGAGAAAGGGCAGATCTTTCTGGTCACCCAAGTATCTCAAACTTCTGGAGTTGGCCAGTGGGATACGGTGATTGATTGTGCGACTCACCGCTCAGCCCTGCCAAGTTCTTCTGACAACAATCTGCAACAGCGGACAACCGTGGGGGGAGCTATCAGACAATGA
- a CDS encoding CHASE2 domain-containing protein, with product MLIPGKLVVLKLDGDLEQQGFRVTLEIGIEGDRPSLEQMAMLPPDPALVLLLDQWQQAYRSLGIPGRIIPQEIIYGGSVNWQESCQQTARALRDRFNRWLDAEEFRRVDRCLRENLNLHEPVHMVVRTQDWNVRRLPWHLWNLLEHYTRIEISLSCLTVQRLRSSRTAIPDGKVRILAILGNCTGINVAADRNRLQQLPNAAVTFLVEPPRQQLNQHLWQHPWDILFFAGHSQTEGEAGRLYINPQESLTLEELKYGLRRAISQGLQLAIFNSCDGLGLAQELEHLHLPQLIVMREPVPDPVAQEFLHYFLDALVQGEPLYLATRQAREQLQGLEGKFPCASWLPVIFQHSLDCSLSWQGLLGNREELSAAVAENADPEVSGTLPESQPAILTQSPPWKSWRFVLLTSWLVTSLVMGLRFLGWLQPLELLAFDHLMRLRPTEPPDDRLLLITIDEFDLHYQDKQGMQRQGSLSDTALHQLLKKLALHQPIAIGLDIYRDRPLASDQPELKSLLQHLIAVCTIGNGDKAPPIKPPPEVPLEQIGFANLPLDPDDKIRRHTIGMASDADCQTSQSFSYLLAQRYLARRNLPSRLVDTRLYIGNQVFPSLEAHTGGYHQPGLGGYEVLLNYRAAQPIARQISLTKILNGSMDGELAALVRDRIILIGTIAPTFRDYHLTPYGEKSGVEIHAHMVSQILSAVLNGRPIFWYLPQWGDVLWIWAWGMVTGIVGLSMVSRIRLILAGVVVAGGALYGCCFLILLQAGWVPLIPAALVLVGTGGSVIALKSKI from the coding sequence GTGCTTATCCCCGGAAAATTAGTCGTTCTGAAGTTAGATGGCGATCTGGAACAGCAAGGGTTTCGAGTTACTCTGGAGATTGGCATTGAGGGCGATCGCCCATCGCTGGAACAGATGGCAATGCTACCCCCGGACCCGGCACTGGTGTTATTGCTGGATCAGTGGCAGCAGGCATACCGCAGTCTCGGCATTCCTGGTCGGATTATTCCCCAGGAAATCATCTACGGCGGGTCGGTGAACTGGCAGGAAAGTTGTCAGCAAACAGCGCGGGCATTGCGCGATCGCTTCAATCGGTGGCTGGATGCAGAGGAATTTCGCCGGGTGGATCGGTGCCTGCGAGAAAATCTTAACCTGCATGAGCCAGTGCACATGGTGGTTCGCACCCAGGACTGGAATGTGCGTCGGCTACCCTGGCATTTGTGGAATTTGTTAGAGCATTACACCCGGATAGAAATTAGCTTGAGTTGTTTGACCGTTCAGCGCCTTCGTTCAAGCAGAACAGCAATCCCGGATGGCAAAGTGAGAATTCTGGCGATTTTGGGAAATTGTACTGGCATCAATGTGGCAGCCGATCGCAACCGATTGCAGCAACTACCCAATGCCGCCGTAACCTTTCTGGTGGAACCACCCAGACAACAACTTAATCAACACCTGTGGCAACACCCCTGGGACATTCTATTCTTTGCCGGACACAGCCAGACTGAAGGGGAAGCGGGTCGTCTTTACATCAATCCCCAGGAGAGTTTGACCCTGGAAGAGTTGAAGTATGGTTTACGACGGGCAATCAGCCAGGGATTGCAACTGGCAATTTTCAACTCTTGCGATGGTTTGGGATTGGCGCAGGAACTGGAACACCTCCACTTACCCCAGTTGATTGTGATGCGGGAACCCGTTCCCGACCCGGTGGCTCAGGAATTTTTGCACTATTTTCTGGATGCTTTAGTTCAGGGGGAACCGCTCTATCTGGCAACGCGGCAGGCACGGGAGCAACTGCAAGGATTGGAAGGAAAATTTCCCTGTGCCAGTTGGCTACCCGTCATTTTTCAACACTCCCTGGACTGCTCCCTCTCCTGGCAGGGATTACTGGGAAACAGAGAAGAATTGTCTGCGGCGGTGGCTGAGAATGCTGATCCAGAAGTGAGTGGAACTCTACCTGAAAGTCAGCCCGCAATCCTGACTCAATCACCACCCTGGAAATCCTGGCGATTTGTCCTGTTAACCAGTTGGCTGGTCACCAGTTTAGTCATGGGTTTGCGGTTTCTAGGCTGGCTGCAACCGCTGGAGTTACTGGCATTTGACCATCTGATGCGACTACGCCCCACCGAACCACCGGACGATCGCTTACTGTTGATCACCATCGATGAATTTGATCTGCACTATCAAGATAAACAGGGAATGCAACGGCAGGGATCATTGTCAGATACAGCACTGCATCAATTGCTGAAGAAACTGGCACTCCATCAACCGATCGCAATTGGATTGGATATTTACCGCGATCGCCCCCTTGCCTCCGATCAGCCAGAACTCAAGTCCCTCCTACAACATTTGATTGCAGTCTGTACCATTGGCAATGGGGACAAGGCACCCCCAATTAAACCACCACCTGAGGTACCTCTGGAACAAATTGGTTTTGCGAACTTACCCCTCGATCCCGATGATAAAATTCGTCGCCACACGATTGGGATGGCTTCCGATGCAGACTGCCAGACCAGCCAATCCTTCAGTTATTTGCTGGCACAGCGTTACTTGGCACGTCGCAATCTCCCCTCCCGGCTGGTGGATACCAGATTGTACATTGGTAACCAGGTGTTTCCCAGTCTGGAAGCCCATACGGGAGGGTACCATCAGCCCGGTTTGGGTGGCTATGAAGTGCTACTCAATTACCGGGCAGCCCAACCCATTGCCCGTCAAATTTCCCTGACCAAAATTCTCAATGGCTCAATGGATGGAGAACTGGCAGCATTGGTGCGCGATCGCATCATTTTAATTGGCACCATTGCTCCTACGTTCAGAGACTATCACCTGACCCCCTATGGTGAAAAATCTGGGGTCGAGATCCACGCCCACATGGTCAGCCAGATCCTCAGTGCCGTGCTCAATGGTAGACCAATTTTCTGGTATTTGCCCCAGTGGGGAGATGTCCTCTGGATCTGGGCGTGGGGTATGGTCACTGGTATTGTGGGGCTGTCAATGGTCTCACGGATCAGACTGATACTGGCTGGCGTGGTGGTTGCCGGTGGTGCCCTGTATGGATGTTGCTTTTTAATCCTGCTCCAGGCAGGATGGGTGCCACTGATTCCGGCAGCACTGGTACTGGTGGGCACAGGCGGTAGTGTGATTGCTCTGAAATCTAAAATCTAA